A single region of the Lysinibacillus sp. B2A1 genome encodes:
- a CDS encoding RNA polymerase II, whose translation MKFAMSFFSVLALIITGIIFFQYHAYSSDLETGNGEFLYSQEIEIFYRENSLDIRQHFKNLPNQKVKIKWPENAINLSCFMETEKSCDRLSDEASYFAKGEIKSQSVSYIIPIEGGLKDKILIQNVLATLLNGEATYSIVHISTDSKIAGQWITGLPLIGQQQLALVNYTMFSGNGTIRDIYWQSANLKVQEQSSVLSIYAPGAISKDFLKSLENLQFLNDQHIAIIQEKNPMKEHDDRLLFLPTLTAQAVEQEVVLSQIKSQYKFDNSSEWLPEVVASYLVKDTIGSEKTKKIVATLKEYMTTDQESAWQEAMNKLGEEPISPASMDDLLSAVLGAKTSYFKLNTEQKNGTYPLYFEDERDIYVNDTLKKDVQFISYEGQSLYTADTLLPYLGYSATEGENGYYVKSDNRTFRFPKETGFYVFNQRRYATISEPIIKIADHYYVEEAWLQRLFLVELQKNDGRIQVITQGQE comes from the coding sequence TTGCTTTAATTATTACAGGCATAATTTTTTTCCAGTATCATGCATATTCGTCTGACTTAGAGACTGGTAATGGTGAATTCCTTTACTCACAAGAGATAGAGATTTTCTATCGCGAGAATAGCTTAGATATTAGGCAGCATTTTAAAAATCTACCCAATCAAAAGGTAAAAATTAAGTGGCCAGAAAATGCAATCAACCTCAGCTGCTTTATGGAAACTGAAAAAAGCTGTGATCGTTTATCGGATGAAGCTTCCTATTTTGCAAAGGGAGAAATCAAATCTCAATCTGTTTCATACATAATTCCAATTGAGGGTGGATTAAAAGACAAAATACTTATCCAAAATGTGTTAGCCACATTATTAAATGGCGAAGCTACTTATTCTATTGTCCATATTTCCACAGATAGTAAAATTGCTGGTCAATGGATTACAGGACTACCTTTAATTGGACAGCAGCAGCTAGCACTTGTTAACTATACAATGTTTAGTGGGAATGGTACAATCCGTGATATTTATTGGCAATCAGCTAATCTCAAGGTACAAGAACAAAGCTCTGTATTATCTATTTATGCACCAGGAGCTATTTCAAAGGATTTCTTGAAATCATTAGAAAATTTACAGTTTTTAAATGACCAACATATTGCGATTATTCAAGAGAAAAATCCAATGAAAGAACACGATGATCGCCTATTATTTTTACCAACTTTAACTGCACAAGCAGTAGAGCAGGAAGTGGTTCTGTCACAAATCAAATCACAATATAAGTTCGATAACTCTTCTGAATGGTTACCAGAGGTTGTGGCATCCTATTTAGTGAAGGATACGATTGGCTCTGAAAAAACGAAGAAAATCGTGGCAACATTAAAAGAATATATGACTACAGATCAGGAGTCCGCTTGGCAAGAGGCGATGAATAAACTTGGAGAGGAACCAATCTCGCCAGCATCGATGGATGATCTTTTATCAGCGGTTTTAGGTGCAAAAACTTCTTATTTCAAGTTGAATACTGAACAAAAGAACGGGACATATCCATTATATTTTGAAGATGAACGTGATATTTATGTAAATGATACCTTGAAAAAAGATGTTCAATTTATCAGTTATGAAGGGCAATCTTTATATACAGCAGATACATTGCTACCTTATCTTGGTTATAGCGCTACTGAAGGGGAAAATGGCTATTATGTAAAAAGTGATAACCGCACATTCAGATTCCCTAAAGAAACAGGATTCTATGTATTTAATCAACGTAGATACGCTACTATTTCAGAACCGATTATTAAAATAGCTGATCATTATTATGTTGAGGAAGCTTGGCTCCAACGCTTATTCTTAGTTGAATTACAAAAAAATGATGGCCGTATTCAAGTAATAACACAAGGGCAAGAATAA
- the rsmD gene encoding 16S rRNA (guanine(966)-N(2))-methyltransferase RsmD: MRVVAGERKGMPLKAIAGNTTRPTTDKVKESIFNIIGPFFDGGIALDLFAGSGGLGIEALSRGADRAVFIEKDAKAFQVLQENIKKCRYEDYSELFRIDAKRAVKALLKRDITFKLAFLDPPYHHEEYYDLVQVLVDNHKIQQDGIILCEHATEVELPQSFGDFVLKRQETYGGTIISVYRCAEEEGE, from the coding sequence ATGAGAGTTGTAGCAGGAGAACGAAAAGGGATGCCGTTAAAGGCGATTGCAGGAAATACAACGAGACCTACAACGGACAAAGTAAAGGAATCCATTTTTAATATTATAGGTCCTTTTTTTGATGGAGGGATTGCGCTCGATTTATTTGCGGGGAGCGGTGGTTTAGGCATCGAAGCTTTAAGCAGAGGGGCTGATCGAGCTGTATTCATTGAAAAGGATGCTAAGGCGTTTCAGGTGCTGCAGGAGAATATAAAAAAATGTCGGTATGAGGATTACTCCGAGCTCTTTCGTATAGATGCTAAACGGGCTGTGAAAGCGCTATTAAAACGAGATATTACATTTAAACTAGCTTTTTTAGATCCACCTTATCACCACGAAGAATATTATGATTTAGTACAAGTACTTGTTGACAATCATAAAATTCAGCAAGATGGCATTATTTTGTGTGAACATGCAACTGAAGTAGAACTACCACAAAGTTTTGGAGACTTTGTATTAAAGAGACAAGAAACATATGGCGGAACGATTATTTCCGTTTATCGTTGTGCAGAGGAAGAGGGAGAATAA